Proteins encoded by one window of Sphaerodactylus townsendi isolate TG3544 linkage group LG04, MPM_Stown_v2.3, whole genome shotgun sequence:
- the LOC125431032 gene encoding galactosylgalactosylxylosylprotein 3-beta-glucuronosyltransferase 1-like isoform X1: MLRRRNLLTTLLIALPWGLLLTLWHQYPTTRYLSLLRKETDENVTAKSLFNSTSLVREEGSLCARQPAVVTTARIIRSYVYARPPPWSDTLPAIFVITPTYTRPVQKAELTRLANTFLHVQNLHWVVVEDSPRRTNLVSNLLEKAGFNFTHLNVETPKSLKVGLSWIPSHTPRGTLQRNLGLHWLRENFRNTPPPDGVVYFADDDNTYSLELFEEMRYTKKVSVWPVAFVGGLRFESPKVSPAGKVVGWKTVFDPNRPFAIDMAGFAISIKLILEKSHASFKLDGVKGGYQETSLLKDLVTMDGLEPKAANCTKVLVWHTRTERPTLVNEGKRGFTDPRVEV, from the exons ATGCTGAGGAGACGTAACCTGCTCACCACACTCCTGATTGCTTTGCCATGGGGCCTTCTCCTCACTTTGTGGCACCAGTACCCAACCACCCGCTACCTCAGCCTCCTGAGAA AAGAAACCGATGAAAATGTGACGGCCAAATCACTGTTCAATAGTACATCTCTTGTGAGGGAAGAAGGCTCATTATGCGCTCGACAGCCAGCTGTGGTGACAACTGCCAGAATAATCCGGAGCTATGTATACGCCAGGCCTCCCCCATGGTCAGACACATTGCCTGCCATATTTGTGATCACACCAACATACACCCGACCAGTGCAGAAGGCGGAGCTTACCCGGCTGGCCAACACTTTCCTCCATGTGCAGAACCTGCACTGGGTAGTGGTGGAGGACTCTCCTCGAAGGACCAACCTAGTATCTAATCTGCTGGAGAAGGCGGGCTTCAATTTTACACACCTAAATGTTGAGACTCCAAAGAGTTTAAAAGTAGGCCTGTCCTGGATCCCATCTCACACTCCGAGGGGCACGTTGCAGAGGAATCTTGGGCTGCATTGGCTGAGGGAGAACTTCCGCAACACACCTCCACCAGATGGCGTTGTATACTTTGCCGATGATGATAACACTTATAGCCTAGAGCTTTTTGAAGAG ATGCGCTACACAAAGAAGGTATCCGTATGGCCAGTTGCCTTTGTTGGTGGCCTTAGGTTCGAGTCCCCAAAAGTGAGCCCGGCAGGGAAAGTGGTTGGCTGGAAAACTGTATTTGACCCTAACCGACCCTTTGCCATTGACATGGCTGGCTTTGCCATCAGCATCAAACTGATCCTGGAGAAATCTCATGCCAGTTTCAAGCTAGATGGAGTGAAAGGAGGCTACCAAGAAACCAGTTTACTGAAGGATCTGGTGACCATGGATGGATTGGAGCCCAAAGCTGCTAACTGCACAAAG GTCTTGGTCTGGCACACAAGGACTGAAAGGCCAACCCTGGTTAATGAAGGCAAGCGTGGATTTACAGACCCAAGGGTGGAGGTGTAG
- the LOC125431032 gene encoding galactosylgalactosylxylosylprotein 3-beta-glucuronosyltransferase 1-like isoform X2 produces MLRRRNLLTTLLIALPWGLLLTLWHQYPTTRYLSLLRKTDENVTAKSLFNSTSLVREEGSLCARQPAVVTTARIIRSYVYARPPPWSDTLPAIFVITPTYTRPVQKAELTRLANTFLHVQNLHWVVVEDSPRRTNLVSNLLEKAGFNFTHLNVETPKSLKVGLSWIPSHTPRGTLQRNLGLHWLRENFRNTPPPDGVVYFADDDNTYSLELFEEMRYTKKVSVWPVAFVGGLRFESPKVSPAGKVVGWKTVFDPNRPFAIDMAGFAISIKLILEKSHASFKLDGVKGGYQETSLLKDLVTMDGLEPKAANCTKVLVWHTRTERPTLVNEGKRGFTDPRVEV; encoded by the exons ATGCTGAGGAGACGTAACCTGCTCACCACACTCCTGATTGCTTTGCCATGGGGCCTTCTCCTCACTTTGTGGCACCAGTACCCAACCACCCGCTACCTCAGCCTCCTGAGAA AAACCGATGAAAATGTGACGGCCAAATCACTGTTCAATAGTACATCTCTTGTGAGGGAAGAAGGCTCATTATGCGCTCGACAGCCAGCTGTGGTGACAACTGCCAGAATAATCCGGAGCTATGTATACGCCAGGCCTCCCCCATGGTCAGACACATTGCCTGCCATATTTGTGATCACACCAACATACACCCGACCAGTGCAGAAGGCGGAGCTTACCCGGCTGGCCAACACTTTCCTCCATGTGCAGAACCTGCACTGGGTAGTGGTGGAGGACTCTCCTCGAAGGACCAACCTAGTATCTAATCTGCTGGAGAAGGCGGGCTTCAATTTTACACACCTAAATGTTGAGACTCCAAAGAGTTTAAAAGTAGGCCTGTCCTGGATCCCATCTCACACTCCGAGGGGCACGTTGCAGAGGAATCTTGGGCTGCATTGGCTGAGGGAGAACTTCCGCAACACACCTCCACCAGATGGCGTTGTATACTTTGCCGATGATGATAACACTTATAGCCTAGAGCTTTTTGAAGAG ATGCGCTACACAAAGAAGGTATCCGTATGGCCAGTTGCCTTTGTTGGTGGCCTTAGGTTCGAGTCCCCAAAAGTGAGCCCGGCAGGGAAAGTGGTTGGCTGGAAAACTGTATTTGACCCTAACCGACCCTTTGCCATTGACATGGCTGGCTTTGCCATCAGCATCAAACTGATCCTGGAGAAATCTCATGCCAGTTTCAAGCTAGATGGAGTGAAAGGAGGCTACCAAGAAACCAGTTTACTGAAGGATCTGGTGACCATGGATGGATTGGAGCCCAAAGCTGCTAACTGCACAAAG GTCTTGGTCTGGCACACAAGGACTGAAAGGCCAACCCTGGTTAATGAAGGCAAGCGTGGATTTACAGACCCAAGGGTGGAGGTGTAG